One window of the Methylocystis parvus OBBP genome contains the following:
- the pheS gene encoding phenylalanine--tRNA ligase subunit alpha, which yields MTDIAKLEEDTLRQINEAADEAALEAVRLSALGKKGAISALLSTLGKMSPEERKTEGAKINALKDKATEALAARRAELAEAALEARLKAETLDVTLPPAASPLERGRIHPISQVMDELSVIFADMGFAVAEGPDIESDDYNFTKLNFPEGHPAREMQDTFFLAPEAGEKKLLRTHTSPVQVRTMLSQKPPIRVICPGRVYRCDFDQTHTPMFHQVEGLVIDQSTHMGHLKWVLEEFLKSFFEVKGVKLRMRPSFFPFTEPSMEVDVQCRRQGGEIRFGEGDDWMEILGCGMVHPNVLRNCGHDPDVYQGFAFGVGIDRLAMLKYGMSDLRAFFDADTRWLTHYGFRPLDFPTLAGGLSS from the coding sequence ATGACCGACATCGCGAAACTCGAAGAAGACACGCTGCGCCAGATCAATGAGGCCGCCGACGAGGCGGCGCTGGAAGCTGTGCGCCTCTCTGCGCTCGGCAAGAAGGGCGCGATCTCAGCGCTGCTGTCGACGCTCGGCAAAATGTCGCCAGAGGAGCGCAAGACCGAAGGCGCCAAGATCAACGCCCTGAAGGACAAGGCGACCGAGGCGCTCGCGGCCCGCCGCGCCGAGCTGGCGGAAGCGGCGCTCGAAGCGCGGCTGAAGGCCGAAACGCTCGACGTGACGCTTCCCCCCGCGGCGAGCCCGCTGGAGCGCGGCCGCATCCATCCGATCTCGCAAGTGATGGACGAATTGTCGGTGATCTTCGCGGATATGGGCTTCGCCGTAGCGGAAGGCCCGGACATTGAGAGCGACGACTACAACTTCACCAAGCTGAACTTCCCCGAAGGCCATCCGGCCCGCGAGATGCAGGACACGTTCTTTCTGGCGCCGGAAGCGGGTGAAAAGAAGCTGCTGCGCACCCATACGAGCCCCGTGCAGGTGCGGACCATGCTCAGCCAGAAGCCGCCGATCCGCGTGATCTGCCCCGGCCGCGTCTATCGCTGCGATTTCGACCAGACGCATACGCCGATGTTCCATCAGGTCGAGGGCCTCGTCATCGACCAGTCCACCCATATGGGCCATCTCAAATGGGTGCTGGAGGAATTCCTGAAGAGCTTCTTCGAGGTGAAGGGCGTGAAGCTGCGCATGCGCCCCTCCTTCTTCCCCTTCACCGAACCGTCGATGGAAGTCGACGTCCAGTGCCGGCGCCAGGGCGGCGAAATCCGCTTCGGAGAAGGCGATGACTGGATGGAGATTCTGGGCTGCGGCATGGTGCATCCGAATGTGTTGCGCAATTGCGGGCACGATCCGGACGTCTATCAGGGCTTCGCTTTCGGCGTCGGCATCGATCGCCTCGCCATGCTGAAATACGGCATGTCGGACCTGCGCGCCTTCTTCGACGCCGACACGCGCTGGCTGACGCATTACGGGTTCAGGCCGCTGGACTTCCCGACGCTTGCGGGCGGGTTGAGCAGTTGA
- the pheT gene encoding phenylalanine--tRNA ligase subunit beta, producing MKLTLSWLKEHLDTTASLAEIVDTLTRIGLEVEYVHDPAAQLKDFKIAQIVEATQHPNADRLRICKVDTGAGELVQVVCGAPNARTGLKSVFSAPGTYIPGKKITLGKGNIRGVDSLGMMCSFEELELATESDGIIELPEDAPVGEVYAQYAGLDDPVIEINLTPNRPDAAGVYGVARDLAAAGLGVLKQKDILPIEGEFPCPVGVTLDFSEDEKYLAPFFGLRLVRGVKNGPSPDWLQKRLREIGLRPINALVDITNYLTFDRARPLHVFNAEKVKGDLVVRRARKGETLLALDGKTYELDQAMVVIADDNGPESLAGVMGGEVSGCDEGTADVLIETALWDPGNIAHTGRKLGIVTDARYRFERGVDPAFALPGGELATQLVMELCGGEASEWTLAGAVPRETKIVDFPWSETQRLAGVDVSQAGATAILERLGFTVEKNGEDRATIAAPSWRPDIEGKADIVEEIVRILGVDHVPSTPLPRAEGVAPAVLTAMQKRARNARRALAAQGLVEAVTWSFISKEEADAFGGGSAELKLANPIAAELSDMRPSLLPGLVAAAGRNAARGLGDQDLFEIGQIFLDPSEKGQRLSAAGIRRGLAGAGRHWSAQAQRAGAFDAKADVMALLGALGVATGGLQVVPGGPAWFHPGRSATLQFGPLAKSGIPDFKNKAVIGHFGELHPRALKALDVEGPIAAFEIVLDNLPAPKAKPTKIKPKLELSDLQPLSRDFAFIVDRASNAGDLVKAVAGADKALIANVDVFDVYEGVGVPEGRKSIGVAVTLQPREKTLTDAEIEAVAQKIVAEAEKKCGAALR from the coding sequence ATGAAACTTACCCTCTCCTGGCTCAAAGAGCATCTCGACACCACCGCCTCTCTCGCCGAGATCGTCGACACGCTCACGCGCATCGGCCTCGAAGTCGAATATGTGCACGATCCCGCCGCGCAGCTCAAAGACTTCAAGATCGCGCAGATCGTCGAGGCGACGCAGCATCCCAACGCCGACCGTCTGCGCATCTGCAAGGTCGATACCGGCGCGGGCGAACTCGTGCAGGTCGTCTGCGGCGCGCCGAATGCGCGCACGGGGCTCAAAAGCGTCTTCTCGGCGCCCGGCACGTATATTCCCGGCAAAAAGATCACGCTGGGCAAGGGAAATATTCGCGGCGTCGACTCGCTTGGCATGATGTGCTCCTTCGAGGAACTGGAACTGGCCACGGAAAGCGACGGCATTATCGAATTGCCCGAGGATGCGCCGGTCGGCGAGGTTTACGCGCAATATGCCGGCCTCGACGATCCGGTGATCGAGATCAATCTCACGCCGAACCGTCCCGACGCGGCGGGCGTCTATGGCGTCGCCCGCGATCTCGCGGCGGCGGGCCTCGGCGTGCTGAAGCAGAAGGACATTTTGCCGATCGAGGGCGAATTCCCCTGCCCCGTCGGTGTGACGCTGGATTTCAGCGAAGACGAGAAATATCTCGCGCCCTTCTTTGGCCTGCGTCTCGTGCGCGGCGTCAAGAACGGCCCGAGCCCCGATTGGCTGCAAAAGCGCCTGCGCGAGATCGGCCTGCGTCCGATCAACGCGCTTGTCGACATCACCAATTATCTCACCTTCGACCGCGCGCGCCCTCTCCATGTTTTCAATGCGGAGAAAGTGAAGGGCGATCTCGTCGTGCGCCGCGCACGGAAGGGCGAGACGCTGCTCGCCCTCGACGGCAAGACTTATGAACTCGACCAGGCCATGGTCGTCATCGCCGACGACAACGGTCCGGAGTCGCTTGCGGGCGTCATGGGCGGCGAGGTCTCGGGCTGCGACGAGGGGACTGCCGACGTTCTGATCGAAACCGCTTTGTGGGACCCGGGGAACATCGCCCATACCGGCCGCAAGCTCGGCATCGTCACCGACGCCCGCTACCGCTTCGAGCGCGGGGTCGATCCGGCCTTCGCGCTGCCCGGCGGCGAGCTTGCGACGCAACTGGTCATGGAGCTTTGCGGCGGCGAGGCGTCCGAATGGACGCTCGCCGGGGCCGTTCCGCGCGAGACGAAGATCGTGGATTTCCCCTGGAGCGAGACGCAGCGTCTCGCGGGCGTCGACGTCTCGCAGGCCGGGGCGACCGCTATTCTGGAGCGCCTCGGCTTCACGGTCGAAAAGAACGGCGAGGATCGCGCGACTATCGCCGCGCCGAGCTGGCGCCCCGACATTGAAGGCAAGGCCGATATCGTCGAGGAGATCGTCCGCATCCTCGGCGTCGATCATGTGCCTTCCACGCCTCTGCCGCGCGCGGAAGGCGTCGCGCCCGCCGTGTTGACGGCGATGCAGAAGCGCGCCCGCAACGCCCGCCGCGCGCTCGCCGCGCAGGGGCTGGTCGAGGCCGTCACCTGGTCCTTCATCTCGAAGGAGGAGGCGGACGCCTTCGGCGGCGGCTCGGCGGAGCTGAAGCTCGCCAACCCCATCGCGGCGGAGCTCTCCGACATGCGCCCGAGCCTGCTGCCGGGCCTCGTCGCCGCGGCGGGCCGCAACGCCGCGCGCGGCCTCGGCGATCAGGACCTCTTCGAGATCGGCCAGATATTCCTGGACCCGAGCGAGAAGGGCCAGCGCCTCTCGGCCGCCGGCATTCGCCGCGGCCTCGCCGGCGCCGGCCGTCATTGGTCGGCCCAGGCCCAGCGCGCCGGCGCGTTCGACGCCAAGGCGGACGTCATGGCGCTGCTCGGCGCGCTCGGCGTCGCGACGGGCGGGCTGCAGGTCGTTCCGGGCGGTCCCGCCTGGTTTCACCCCGGCCGCTCGGCCACGCTGCAATTCGGCCCCCTCGCGAAGTCGGGTATACCCGACTTCAAAAATAAGGCGGTCATCGGCCATTTCGGCGAACTGCATCCGCGCGCGCTGAAGGCGCTCGACGTCGAAGGGCCGATCGCGGCCTTCGAGATCGTGCTCGACAATCTGCCGGCCCCCAAGGCGAAGCCGACGAAGATCAAGCCGAAGCTGGAGCTTTCCGATCTCCAGCCGCTCTCGCGCGACTTCGCCTTCATCGTCGACCGCGCGAGCAACGCCGGCGATCTCGTGAAAGCCGTGGCGGGCGCGGACAAGGCGCTGATCGCGAATGTCGACGTCTTCGACGTCTATGAAGGCGTCGGCGTGCCGGAAGGCAGGAAGTCGATCGGCGTCGCCGTGACGCTTCAGCCGCGCGAAAAAACGCTCACCGACGCCGAGATCGAGGCGGTGGCGCAGAAAATCGTGGCGGAGGCGGAGAAGAAATGCGGGGCGGCGCTGCGGTGA
- the rplJ gene encoding 50S ribosomal protein L10, whose amino-acid sequence MDRAEKKEAVAALNQTFSKAGAIVVAHYSGLTVAQMQALRKRARAEGASVQVAKNRLAKIALDGTSVADFSPLLKGPTLIAYSDDPVAAPKVAVAFAKDHDKFVILGGAMGATLLNADGVKSLATMPSLDELRAKIVGLINAPATKIAQLSTAPAAKLARVFGAYAKKDAA is encoded by the coding sequence GTGGATAGAGCGGAGAAAAAAGAAGCCGTTGCGGCGCTCAACCAGACCTTTTCGAAGGCTGGCGCGATCGTCGTCGCGCACTACTCCGGCTTGACGGTCGCCCAGATGCAGGCCCTGCGCAAGCGGGCCCGCGCCGAGGGCGCCTCCGTGCAGGTCGCAAAGAACCGCCTCGCCAAGATCGCTCTGGATGGCACGAGCGTCGCCGATTTCAGCCCCTTGCTCAAGGGGCCGACCCTGATCGCCTATTCGGACGATCCGGTGGCGGCGCCGAAGGTCGCCGTGGCCTTCGCCAAGGATCACGACAAATTCGTGATTCTGGGCGGCGCCATGGGCGCCACGCTGCTGAACGCCGACGGCGTCAAGTCGCTTGCGACGATGCCGTCTCTCGACGAACTGCGCGCCAAGATCGTGGGCCTCATCAACGCCCCCGCGACCAAGATCGCCCAGCTCTCGACCGCGCCTGCCGCAAAGCTCGCGCGCGTGTTCGGCGCCTATGCCAAGAAAGACGCGGCCTAA
- the rplL gene encoding 50S ribosomal protein L7/L12, whose product MANLEKIVEDLSALTVLEAAELAKLLEEKWGVSAAAAVAVAAAPAAGGGAAPAAEEKTEFNVILAAAGDKKIEVIKEVRAITGLGLKEAKDLVEGAPKPVKEGASKEEAEKIKATLEKVGAKVELK is encoded by the coding sequence ATGGCTAATCTCGAAAAGATCGTCGAAGACCTCTCGGCTCTCACCGTTCTCGAGGCGGCTGAGCTCGCGAAGCTCCTCGAAGAGAAGTGGGGCGTTTCGGCCGCTGCCGCGGTCGCCGTCGCCGCTGCGCCCGCCGCTGGCGGCGGCGCCGCTCCGGCCGCCGAAGAGAAGACCGAGTTCAACGTGATCCTGGCTGCGGCCGGCGACAAGAAGATCGAGGTCATCAAGGAAGTGCGCGCGATCACCGGCCTCGGCCTCAAGGAAGCCAAGGACCTCGTGGAAGGCGCGCCCAAGCCGGTCAAGGAAGGCGCCTCCAAGGAAGAGGCCGAGAAGATCAAGGCGACCCTCGAGAAGGTCGGCGCCAAGGTCGAGCTCAAGTAA